One Brassica napus cultivar Da-Ae chromosome C4, Da-Ae, whole genome shotgun sequence genomic region harbors:
- the LOC106378386 gene encoding uncharacterized protein LOC106378386 has protein sequence MVGNHLYERGFMDFYFIWTSHGEQCGYSGEASTSNIQDHVDEGTNSPVENMIHDEYQETNIPYGGSDENVFEEPSGDASIFFKRLEDAQQPIYEGCAEGLSGLSLSSRLMNIKTDHNLSEVCMNAICDAFTDYLPANNRAPKSYYEIKKLTRSLGLPMHKIDVCEDNCMLFWKDDEKLLKCRFCGKDRYKPKAEAGGKNIPYQRMFYMPIGDRLKRLYQSERTASHMRWHAEHLSPEGEMHHPSDGEAWKHFQKVYPQFALEPRNVYLALSTDGFNPGGMHSQDHSVWPVMVTTYNLPPDMCMKRENLFLSVLVPGPKHPKKSLDIYLQPLIEELKDLWTNGINTYDVSKKQNFVMRAVLMWTISDFPAYGMLSGWMTHGRLACPYCLEETESFWLRNGRKHSWFDCHRKFLHEDHPYRRNVRSFTKNRSVRELPPSILSGEEVLYERINQIDGLKSSVVCGGNGHIPRDIDGYGDYHNWIKKSIFWELPYWENQLLRHNLDVMHIEKNYFDNIMNTVLNVPGKTKDNLKSRLDLPAICNRKGLEVTEDGKLPFPVFRLSSETKKIFLRWLKREIKFPDGYVADISACVDEENGKLAHLKSHDCHVIMQRLLPIAFSELLPREAHKAISDIALFFRDICGKTLKKSDVEVMKDNIAVKTCNLEKIFPPSFFDVMEHLPVHLPYEAALGGPVQFRWMYLYERQMNHLKQKAKNKAKYAGSIVAQYITEEISQFSSYYFAADGRGTHHHQTTQGEIQFTYDYPDVPSMFQPIGRVSGKSKEAWLTEEDAHILHTFLLLNCEEIEPYERLYEDYMRIHRPGITEKELTFAKENDFAYWCRDYINDVEHKDPGNSVSLWLLEFVQGPKRHYKTWPMFISRGYKFHTYDHGQHKKTMNYGVCVRGSPDSEFYGIINEIFMIEYHGAVGLKTMVFRCKWFDQTIGQGMRRHPSGIVDICPKKHYQKYDPFIITNQADQVCYIPYPRIRQRNEEWWVCSKVIPRGVRSSPQMIDLVLQDDNYNQIVAPVDLLDVAEHAVDAETDDEMELDDPTIDEEPTLEDHYESPNDGSYGSE, from the exons CACAACAACCAATCTACGAGGGTTGTGCTGAAGGGCTTTCTGGACTATCATTGTCTTCACGACTCATGAATATAAAGACTGATCATAATCTGTCTGAGGTGTGCATGAATGCAATCTGTGATGCGTTCACCGATTATCTACCAGCGAATAATCGAGCTCCAAAATCatattatgagattaagaagTTGACACGGTCTTTGGGATTACCGATGCACAAGATAGATGTTTGTGAGGACAACTGCATGTTGTTCTGGAAAGACGATGAGAAGTTACTGAAATGTCGTTTTTGTGGAAAGGATAGGTATAAACCAAAAGCAGAAGCTGGAGGAAAAAACATCCCTTATCAGAGGATGTTTTATATGCCTATTGGAGATAGGTTGAAGCGTTTATACCAATCAGAGAGGACTGCATCACacatgagatggcatgcagaacATTTGTCTCCCGAAGGCGAGATGCATCATCCATCAGATGGGGAAGCATGGAAACACTTCCAGAAGGTATATCCTCAGTTTGCTTTGGAACCTAGAAATGTTTATCTCGCCTTATCGACCGATGGTTTTAATCCTGGAGGAATGCATAGTCAAGATCATTCTGTGTGGCCCGTTATGGTCACGACATACAATTTGCCACCAGATATGTGCATGAAGAGAGAGAATTTGTTTCTTTCTGTTTTAGTTCCTGGTCCTAAGCATCCAAAGAAAAGTCTGGATATCTACTTACAGCCGTTGATTGAAGAGTTGAAAGATTTATGGACAAACGGCATAAACACTTATGATGTGTCgaagaaacaaaattttgtgATGCGAGCAGTCTtgatgtggacgataagtgattttccagcatatggtatgctTTCTGGGTGGATGACCCATGGACGACTTGCTTGCCCATATTGTCTTGAAGAAACAGAATCTTTCTGGTTAAGAAATGGGAGAAAACatagttggttcgattgtcacagGAAATTTCTCCACGAAGATCATCCTTACCGTAGAAATGTGAGGAGTTTCACAAAGAACAGATCAGTTAGAGAACTTCCACCTTCGATTTTGAGTGGTGAAGAAGTTCTTTACGAGAGAATCAACCAGATTGATGGGTTGAAGAGTTCTGTTGTTTGCGGAGGTAATGGACATATACCTCGCGATATCGATGGTTATGGTGATTATCACAATTGGATAAagaagagtattttctgggagtTGCCGTATTGGGAAAATCAGTTGCTTCGACATAATCTCGATGttatgcatattgagaagaattATTTTGACAATATCATGAACACGGTATTGAATGtgcctgggaagacaaaagataatttGAAATCAAGGTTAGACTTACCCGCTATTTGTAACAGAAAAGGATTAGAGGTGACAGAAGATGGGAAGTTGCCATTTCCGGTTTTTAGATTATcaagtgaaacaaaaaaaatatttctccgATGGTTGAAGCGAGAGATTAAATTTCCGGATGGATATGTTGCGGATATTTCAGCTTGTGTGGATGAAGAAAATGGGAAGCTTGCGCACTTAAAAAGTCACGATTGTCATGTTATTATGCAACGTCTACTTCCGATAGCCTTTTCAGAACTACTTCCACGAGAGGCCCATAAAGCAATATCAG ATATAGCGCTATTCTTCAGAGATATTTGTGGAAAGACTTTGAAAAAAAGCGATGTCGAAGTAATGAAAGACAATATTGCTGTGAAGACTTGCAATCTAGAAAAAATATtccctccatcattctttgatgtgaTGGAACACCTTCCCGTTCACCTACCTTACGAAGCTGCATTAGGAGGCCCTGTTCAGTTCAGATGGATGTATCTATATGAACGACAAATGAATCATCTGAAACAGAAAGCAAAAAACAAGGCAAAATATGCTGGGTCAATAGTTGCTCAGTATATCACAGAAGAAATCTCCCAATTTTCTTCTTACTATTTCGCGGCAGATGGTCGAGGTACACATCATCATCAGACGACTCAAGGTGAAATTCAGTTCACATACGATTATCCAGATGTTCCTAGCATGTTTCAGCCTATTGGAAGGGTAAGTGGTAAATCTAAAGAAGCATGGTTAACCGAAGAAGACGCTCACATCTTACATACATTTCTTCTGCTCAATTGCGAAGAAATCGAACCTTATGAGAG GTTGTATGAGGATTATATGCGTATACACCGACCAGGCATTACAGAAAAAGAGTTGACATTTGCAAAAGAAAATGATTTTGCATATTGGTGTAGAGATTat ATCAATGATGTAGAACATAAGGATCCAGGAAACTCTGTTTCTTTGTGGTTGCTTGAGTTTGTCCAAGGGCCAAAGCGACATTATAAAACATGGCCAATGTTTATCTCAAGGGGATACAAATTTCACACATATGATCATGGACAACACAAGAAAACGATGAACTATGGAGTTTGTGTTCGAGGATCACCAGACTCAGAGTTCTACGGTATTATAAACGAGATATTCATGATCGAGTATCATGGCGCTGTCGGTCTTAAGACAATGGTTTTTCGGTGTAAGTGGTTTGACCAAACCATTGGACAAGGAATGCGGAGACACCCTTCTGGCATTGTTGATATATGTCCAAAGAAACACTATCAGAAGTATGATCCTTTCATTATAACTAATCAAGCTGATCAAGTATGTTATATTCCTTATCCTCGTATTAGACAACGCAACGAAGAATGGTGGGTATGTTCAAAGGTCATTCCACGTGGTGTTCGATCATCCCCGCAAATGATTGATTTAGTTCTACAAGATGACAACTACAACCAGATTGTTGCACCTGTTGATCTATTAGATGTAGCGGAACATGCAGTTGATGCTGAAACCGATGATGAAATGGAATTAGATGATCCAACAATAGATGAGGAGCCTACACTAGAAGATCACTATGAAAGTCCAAATGATGGTTCTTACGGATCCGAATAA
- the LOC106381740 gene encoding uncharacterized protein LOC106381740 has translation MQPPRRGGFPPRATAGRGGPSFVKNTNPCAPPGFPLRSIEELLQAPARRNQPTLHPEKKDGALWISIDNEVKYDIKRAFSNDFEGPWWNLSLVPPEQQDKWWSDFVQKYYWDSDHHNLVKALWTKQLRRMISNNISKGKTNNKKPNFVSDNNWKLMWRHWNTPQALHVSTTNSKNRKSERDGDGIHQHISGSKSYAKIKYEMMMELGEEPAITDLVRKTHMKSDGTFVDKRAKRIIEEVESIVVSEHPSTDETDSQGSNSEASITPVMRDEAFYRVVKPHKGRLFGLGTAQMENYDHIAPPAVVLTRQAQLEKEVINLTGMVKLMSQQLTALCEARGVTASDATTNPSPSSPPSTNEPRI, from the exons ATGCAACCACCAAGAAGAGGAGGTTTCCCCCCAAGAGCTACCGCCGGACGAGGTGGACCCAGTTTCGTGAAGAACACAAACCCTTGTGCTCCACCGGGGTTTCCACTGCGAAGCATTGAGGAACTACTACAAGCACCTGCACGAAGAAACCAGCCGACTCTCCACCCTGAGAAGAAAGATGGCGCTCTTTG GATATCAATTGACAATGAGGTCAAGTATGATATAAAGAGGGCTTTTTCCAACGATTTTGAAGGACCTTGGTGGAATCTCAGTCTGGTTCCTCCAGAGCAGCAAGACAAGTGGTGGTCTGATTTTGTG CAAAAGTATTACTGGGATTCAGACCACCATAATTTGGTGAAGGCTCTTTGGACAAAACAACTAAGGAGAATGATCTCAAACAACATCAGCAAGGGAAAGACAAACAACAAAAAGCCCAACTTTGTCTCTGATAACAACTGGAAGTTGATGTGGCGACACTGGAACACTCCTCAGGCACTTCATGTTAGCACCACAAACTCCAAGAACAGGAAATCAGAGCGTGATGGAGATGGTATACATCAACACATCTCAGGTTCCAAATCTTATGCCAAGATCAAATATGAAATG ATGATGGAGTTGGGTGAGGAGCCAGCTATCACTGACCTGGTGCGGAAGACTCATATGAAAAGTGACGGCACGTTTGtagacaagcgtgcaaagaggaTTATTGAAGAAGTTGAGTCTATTGTTGTTTCAGAACACCCCAGCACTGATGAGACTGATAGCCAAGGCTCCAACTCAGAAGCATCAATCACACCAGTTATGAGAGATGAGGCTTTTTACAGG GTGGTCAAACCACACAAAGGCAGGCTGTTTGGACTTGGAACAGCACAAATGGAGAACTATGATCACATTGCTCCACCTGCTGTTGTTCTTACTCGTCAAGCTCAATTGGAGAAAGAGGTGATCAATCTTACTGGCATGGTCAAGTTGATGAGCCAGCAGCTCACTGCTCTGTGTGAAGCTAGAGGAGTGACAGCCTCTGATGCAACTACCAACCCTTCTCCATCTTCACCTCCTTCCACCAACGAGCCTAGAATCTAG
- the LOC106381741 gene encoding CASP-like protein 4D2 → MAPPLVSLRVVLLSLRVLTVAFLVITVIILSTNSVTIVSQGNSLKFHFKDVYAYRYMFSAAIIGLLYAVIQLFFSISELATRTKNPFNYQLDFYGDKIISYLVATGSAAGFGVTKDLKDTFLALVVLDSTDPVDKLFSRGYASASMLLFAFFCLAVLSVFSSHTTAKHQFS, encoded by the exons ATGGCACCACCCCTGGTTTCTCTCAGGGTAGTACTCCTTTCTCTTAGAGTTTTGACTGTGGCTTTCCTCGTCATAACTGTCATCATCCTAAGCACCAACAGCGTCACCATTGTATCTCAAGGAAACTCATTgaaatttcatttcaaagatGTTTATGCCTATAG ATACATGTTTTCAGCCGCTATAATTGGATTACTTTACGCTGTCATACAACTGTTCTTCTCAATCTCTGAACTCGCCACCAGAACTAAAAACCCTTTCAATTATCAACTGGATTTTTACGGTGACaag ATAATATCATATCTAGTGGCAACTGGTTCGGCGGCTGGATTTGGAGTGACCAAAGATTTAAAAGATACATTTCTAGCATTAGTCGTATTGGATTCGACTGATCCTGTAGATAAGCTCTTCAGCAGAGGATACGCATCGGCTAGTATGCTTCTCTTTGCTTTCTTCTGCCTCGCTGTTTTATCTGTTTTTTCATCACACACCACTGCCAAACACCAGTTTAGTTAA
- the LOC106379642 gene encoding CASP-like protein 4D2, whose translation MAPPPPSPPPVSLKVVNLLLRVLTAIFLVISVIVLTTNSVTIGSIKFHFNDVYAYRYMLAAAVIGLIYAVIQLIFTICQFATGVTNSFNYQLDFYGDKVISYLVATGSAAGFGVTKDLKDAFIALVALDSTDPVDEFFSKGYASASLLLFAFLCLAVLSVFSSLAIAKRSF comes from the exons ATGGCACCACCACCTCCTTCACCACCACCTGTTTCATTGAAGGTAGTAAACCTTCTACTGAGGGTTCTGACGGCAATTTTCCTAGTTATATCTGTCATCGTCCTCACCACCAACAGCGTAACCATCGGATCTATCAAATTTCATTTCAATGATGTTTATGCTTATAG ATATATGCTAGCTGCAGCCGTCATCGGACTGATTTACGCTGTCATACAACTTATATTCACAATCTGCCAATTCGCCACTGGAGTGACAAACTCATTTAATTATCAACTCGATTTTTACGGTGACAAA GTAATATCATATCTAGTGGCGACGGGTTCGGCAGCTGGATTTGGAGTAACCAAAGATTTGAAAGATGCATTTATAGCATTGGTCGCATTAGATTCGACTGATCCTGTTGATGAGTTCTTCAGCAAAGGATATGCATCAGCCAGTCTTCTTCTCTTTGCTTTCCTCTGTCTCGCCGTTTTATCTGTTTTCTCGTCTTTAGCCATTGCCAAACGATCATTTTAA
- the LOC106379643 gene encoding CASP-like protein 4D1 has translation MAPPPPSPPSVMFRTVLLLLRVLTAAFLVITVALVSTNTVTLDIQGTSIKMHFNDVYAYRYMLAAAVIGLGYAVVQLVFTISQFATGTIHPFNYLFSFYGDKIISYLLATGSAAGFGVSKDLKDTYLALIDFDSTDPVDNFFSKGYASASLLLFAFVSLAVLSVFSSLVLSKRPIQVS, from the exons ATGGCTCCACCACCTCCTTCACCGCCGTCCGTTATGTTTAGGACAGTGCTCCTCCTCCTCAGGGTTTTGACGGCGGCTTTCCTCGTTATAACGGTTGCCCTTGTCAGCACCAACACCGTCACCCTCGATATTCAAGGAACGTCTATAAAAATGCATTTTAACGATGTTTATGCTTATAG ATACATGCTTGCGGCCGCCGTCATCGGGCTAGGTTACGCCGTTGTACAACTGGTCTTCACAATCTCCCAATTCGCCACAGGAACTATACATCCTTTTAACTATCTGTTCAGTTTTTATGGCGATAAg ATTATATCATATTTACTTGCAACGGGTTCGGCAGCTGGATTTGGAGTGAGCAAAGATTTGAAAGATACATACTTAGCATTAATAGATTTTGATTCAACAGATccagtggataacttcttcagtaAAGGATACGCATCAGCCAGTCTTCTTCTCTTTGCTTTCGTCTCTCTTGCCGTTTTATCAGTTTTCTCATCTCTTGTTCTTTCCAAACGACCAATTCAAGTCTCATAA